The proteins below are encoded in one region of Microbacterium pygmaeum:
- a CDS encoding serine/threonine-protein kinase, producing MATRLPSAPPILPGLVYIRPLGSGGFADVFLYEQDMPRRDVAVKVLPSDVRDPDLRRMFNAEADVLAHLSAHPSIVTVYQAGISADGRPYIVMEFCPGSLAQRYRIERVPVGEVLTVGVKMASALESAHRAGLVHRDVKPSNILVTTFGAPVLADFGISSSLARATADEVLAMSIPWSAPEVVDESTSGTIESEVWSLGATVYSLLAGHSPFERRERGQNSKEQLRRRIARATYTAIPRADVPPSLQDVLARSMNRDPRRRYPSAREFADALRAVQTELGLAPTPLEIAAGGWMPSAVDFGDAQLRGPARSRIEREETRKTRSGTGVAALARDEDTDLSAAERSRARVPVWVYAAIAAAVAGIGVLSTVLLTGGR from the coding sequence GTGGCCACACGCCTGCCGTCCGCGCCCCCCATCCTCCCCGGCCTCGTCTACATCCGCCCCCTCGGCTCCGGCGGCTTCGCGGACGTGTTCCTCTACGAGCAGGACATGCCCAGGCGGGATGTGGCCGTGAAGGTCCTTCCCAGCGACGTGCGCGATCCCGACCTGCGCCGCATGTTCAACGCCGAGGCCGACGTCCTGGCCCACCTCTCGGCGCATCCGTCGATCGTGACCGTCTACCAGGCGGGGATCTCCGCCGACGGTCGCCCCTACATCGTGATGGAGTTCTGTCCCGGCTCGCTCGCCCAGCGCTATCGCATCGAGCGTGTGCCGGTCGGAGAGGTCCTGACGGTCGGGGTGAAGATGGCCAGCGCCCTCGAGTCCGCACACCGGGCGGGGCTGGTCCATCGCGATGTGAAGCCGAGCAACATCCTGGTGACGACCTTCGGCGCTCCGGTCCTGGCCGACTTCGGCATCTCGTCATCGCTCGCGAGGGCGACCGCCGACGAAGTGCTCGCGATGTCGATCCCGTGGAGCGCCCCCGAAGTCGTTGACGAATCGACCTCGGGCACCATCGAGAGCGAGGTGTGGAGTCTGGGCGCGACGGTCTACTCGCTGCTGGCCGGTCACAGTCCGTTCGAGCGCCGTGAGCGCGGACAGAACAGCAAGGAGCAGCTGCGGCGTCGAATCGCCCGCGCGACCTACACCGCGATCCCACGCGCCGATGTGCCGCCATCTCTGCAAGACGTCCTGGCCCGCTCCATGAACCGCGATCCGCGCCGGCGTTACCCTTCGGCACGGGAGTTCGCCGACGCGCTCCGGGCCGTGCAGACCGAGCTCGGACTCGCGCCCACGCCGCTGGAGATCGCCGCGGGCGGATGGATGCCGAGCGCCGTCGACTTCGGCGACGCGCAGTTGCGTGGGCCTGCGCGCAGCCGGATCGAGCGCGAGGAGACCCGCAAGACGCGTTCCGGCACCGGCGTCGCCGCCCTCGCCCGCGATGAGGACACCGACCTGTCGGCGGCGGAGCGCTCCCGCGCCCGAGTGCCGGTGTGGGTGTATGCCGCGATCGCGGCGGCTGTCGCCGGAATCGGCGTGCTCAGCACGGTGCTGCTGACGGGCGGGCGATGA